From a region of the Rouxiella sp. S1S-2 genome:
- a CDS encoding SLC13 family permease, with protein MLSQTLALLFRPFLRDRFLHILFVLGAVLTLFQTDKITQFADFVDWNTIVTLLGLLILTKGVEISGYFDVVGRKMINTLDNERWLALFLVTAAAVLSTFMTNDVALFIVVPLTITLKKLTSLPVTKLIIFEALAVNAGSLLTPVGNPQNILLWGRSGLSFLHFIGQMAPLALASMAALLMVTWVSFPSHALKKKESQQNSAFRKTLLTACVVLYLLFIVCVDFGQAMYGLAAVFIGFMLMSRQVLLRIDWPLILVFIIMFIDVRLIVSIGPLQQALGSIAGLPEYGHYLLGMGLSQIISNVPATILLVNYIPANALLAYAVNAGGFGLAIGSLANLIAMRMSGEKKIWLLFHCYSFPFLLLSGVVGWILLAWIN; from the coding sequence ATGCTGTCTCAGACATTGGCTTTGCTTTTTCGGCCCTTTTTACGTGATCGATTTCTGCACATTCTGTTTGTGCTGGGCGCAGTGTTAACACTCTTTCAGACCGATAAAATCACTCAGTTTGCCGATTTTGTAGATTGGAACACTATCGTCACGTTGCTGGGTTTACTGATTCTGACCAAAGGTGTCGAAATCAGCGGCTATTTCGATGTGGTCGGTAGAAAAATGATTAACACGCTCGACAATGAACGCTGGCTAGCGCTGTTTTTAGTGACCGCCGCTGCCGTGCTGTCTACGTTTATGACCAACGACGTGGCGCTGTTCATTGTGGTGCCCCTCACCATCACGCTAAAAAAATTAACCTCTTTGCCGGTGACAAAGCTGATTATTTTTGAGGCGCTGGCGGTAAACGCCGGTTCTTTGCTGACGCCGGTCGGTAATCCGCAAAATATTCTGCTGTGGGGCCGCTCGGGCCTGTCATTTTTGCATTTCATTGGGCAAATGGCCCCGCTGGCGCTGGCATCTATGGCGGCACTGCTGATGGTGACCTGGGTTAGCTTCCCATCCCACGCGTTAAAGAAAAAAGAGAGTCAGCAGAACAGTGCATTCAGGAAGACGTTGCTGACGGCGTGCGTCGTGCTTTATTTGCTGTTTATTGTCTGTGTCGATTTTGGCCAGGCAATGTATGGTCTGGCCGCGGTGTTCATCGGCTTCATGCTGATGTCGAGACAGGTTTTACTGCGCATCGACTGGCCGCTGATCCTGGTATTTATCATTATGTTTATCGACGTGCGGCTTATCGTGAGTATTGGGCCGTTGCAGCAGGCATTAGGCAGCATCGCTGGGCTGCCGGAGTATGGGCATTATCTGCTGGGGATGGGGCTTTCGCAGATTATTAGCAACGTGCCCGCGACTATTTTGCTGGTGAACTACATCCCTGCCAATGCGCTGCTGGCCTACGCCGTCAATGCCGGTGGCTTTGGTTTGGCGATAGGCTCGCTGGCGAATCTGATTGCCATGCGCATGTCGGGTGAGAAAAAGATTTGGCTACTGTTTCACTGTTACTCTTTTCCCTTTTTGCTGCTGAGTGGCGTGGTCGGTTGGATTTTATTGGCCTGGATTAACTAA